A stretch of DNA from Verrucomicrobiia bacterium:
GAGCAGCATGCTGAAGCCGTAGGGCAGCTTCACCGATTCTTCGCGCAACAACGTGAAGATGCTGCCGCCAATGTAAGCCGCCCAGGAAATCAGCGGATTGGCCTGGCACAACGCCCGCACCTGGGCGTAGTCCGCCAGCCCGTCGCCCGAGGCGAAGTAATCGAGCGGGATGCGCGTCTCCACCGGCAAACTGCGCTGGCCCGCCTGCATCGTGCGGATGCGCAGCGTGCGGTCCGTGCGCGGCTGGAGCGCCATCAACATGCCCCGGCCGAGGACGGCCTCGCAGACGTTGGCGCCGGAGTAATCGGCAATGCCGCCCATCACGTCGAGCCGGGCCGGCACGCGTGACACCCAGATTTCGCCGCTGTTGAAGAAGCTCGCGAAGCCGGTGGGGTCGCTGTTGGGTTTGCGCAGCAGGTGCTCGAATTCGTGCAGCTCAAAAGGCAGAGATTTGGTTTCCATGATTCGCGTGCGTCGTCGCTTCGGATGCGGCGGAAAAATGCCAAGCCCGGGCCGGCCGGTCACGCGGGAAAACCAGTCCGGCCGGTGCGCCGGCCCCGTTCACGCCCGCGGTTTCGGGTGGTGATGGCGGAACAACTTGTCGCGGCAGGCAATCAGGTAGGCCACGATCACGACGTTCCCCGCGAGCAGGCTGAACATGGCCCAGCTGAACTTGCCCAGCAGTTCGAACATTTCGAGCGGGATGAAAAAGGCCGTCTCCGCGATGGCGAACCAGACGGCCCACCACGAGCGGCGAATCAGCCCGAAGCCTTCAATCGCGAGCAGCAAGGCGTAGAGCAGGCTGCCCGATGCCAGCCAGCGCAGGTTGGTGGGGGTGATTTTGGCGAGGTTTTCGCCGACGCGCGCGAAGAAGCGGTGCTCCGGATCGATGCGCACGAAGCGCAGCACGTTGTCGAACACCTGGCCGACGTCCTTGCCGATGAGCGAGGCAAAGCCCGCCGCGAGCAGCGCCAGCAAC
This window harbors:
- a CDS encoding DUF2127 domain-containing protein; amino-acid sequence: MPASAQVETSFIRRRAPTLWAIIVVKLGKALLLALLAAGFASLIGKDVGQVFDNVLRFVRIDPEHRFFARVGENLAKITPTNLRWLASGSLLYALLLAIEGFGLIRRSWWAVWFAIAETAFFIPLEMFELLGKFSWAMFSLLAGNVVIVAYLIACRDKLFRHHHPKPRA